The Candidatus Sericytochromatia bacterium genome includes the window CTGCCCGACCTGGGAGAAGCGATGTACCGAATGCGATCGGCCGTCGATCACGATCTGAGCGATGATCACGTTGTCCCCCACCTCTGCGACTGGCCCCATTTGTAAATTATTGTAAACCCAGCGATCCTCCTCCGCAAGCACCGCGCGCAGCGGGGAGCACGTCAGGCTACGGGGCAAGGTCAGGACGGGAGGTCCGAGCGAACCGAGCTGGAAACCTCCTGCAGGAGGTAGTGCGGCAACACGTAATCGACGAACAGGGGAACCAGATGGGGGTCGTACATCACCCCACTGAAGCGGATCAGTTCAGCCGACACCTCGTCGGGAATCAGCGCCGGCCGATAGGGACGGTCTTGCAACATGGCTTCCGCACTGTCGGCAATGCGCAGAATTCGGGCGGGCAGCGGAATTTCCTCGCCGGCCAGGCCATCGGGATAACCCAGGCCATCCCAGCGTTCGTGCGAGGCGCGCACCCAACCGGCCAGCTCCGGATCCTTCGTCAATTCCAGGGCCTTGGCGGCCCCGCGAACGGGATGACGCCAGATCGGGCCCATGTCGGCCTGAGGCAGCACGGACGAGCGCGCCAGCAACTCCGCAGGCACCTCCATCATGCCGATGTCATGCAACAAACCGGCCTGGTGAATCCGCGCGCGAAGCTCTGCCGGCAGCCCAGCGGCGCCAGCCAGCGCGGACGCCAGCCGCGCCACGCGCCCGGCGTGACCAGGCACGTAGCGCTCGTGCGCGTCGGACTGCGCGATCAGGTCCGCCATGTCGATCGCGCGGTGGGGCTTGGTGCCCCCCTTGCGCGGGGCCGGGGCCGCGCGAGGCGCCTCACCCGGGGCCTGGGCCGGCAACAGGTAATAGACCAGCACCAGGATGGCACCGAACAGGAACAGGTAGCCGAGCAGCTGCACGAAATCTGACAGGCTGGTCACGGATGCCTCGCTGGAAAACGCGGCCCGGACCCCACGAGGGGCCCGGGCCGGCGTGTGACGGGAAGCGGATGGGCTGTCTCCCCGAACGGAGAGACGGCCCGGTCAGCCGGGACTCAGTGCGAGGCCTCGGGCGACGGCGCAGCCGGAGAGGCCGCCCCTTCCGCAGGCGCCGACGTTTCAGCCGAGGCGGCCGGCGAAGCGGGGGCCTCGGAGGGCGCTGCCGCCGGAGCTTCCGCCGAGGCAGGAGCGACCGGCGACTCGATCACGGCGGCCGGAGACTCGACGGGAGCCGCGGAGGCCTCCGGCGACGCTGCCGGGCTCACGATGGCGTGAGGCGCCGCCAGGGCAGGCCCGATCGACTTGGGCGCCGTGTGAATCGCGAGCATGTAGGGGATGACCAGCAGGGCCACGATGTTCAGGATCTTGATCATCGGGTTCAAGGAAGGACCCGCGGTGTCCTTGAAGGGGTCACCCACGGTGTCGCCGACCACGGCGGCGGCGTGCGCCGGCGTGCCCTTGGCACCCTTGATCTCGATCAGCTTCTTACCGTTGTCCCACGCGGCACCGCCGGTGGTCATCAGCAGGGCCAGCATCAGACCGGTGATGATGGCACCGACCAGCAGGCCGCCCAGTGCGATGGGGCCGAGCACCAGGCCCACGACCAGCGGAATCGCCACCGCCAGGGCACCCGGCAGGAACATTTCCTTGATCGCGGCTTCGGTGACGATCGCGACGCAGCGGTCGTACTGAGGCTTGTTCTTGCCTTCGAGGATGCCGAGTTCCCGGAACTGACGGCGCACCTCGGTGATGACCGACTGCGCGGCCTTCGACACGGCCGTCATGAAGATGGAGCCGAAGTAGAAGGGCAGCACGCCGCCGATGAACAGACCCGCGATCACCTGAGGATCGGAGAGGCTGAAGGTGATGAATTCAGCCGAACCGCCGGCCTTTTCACTCATGAACTTGTGGAGGTCTTGGGTGTAAGAGGCGAACAGCACCAGGGCAGCCAGACCGGCGGAGCCGATGGCGTAACCCTTGGTCACGGCCTTGGTCGTGTTGCCGACGGCGTCGAGCGCGTCGGTGATCTGACGGACCTCGTGGGGGAGTTCGCTCATCTCGGCGATGCCGCCCGCGTTGTCGGTGATGGGACCGAACGAGTCGATCGCAACCACCATGCCGGCGGTCGAGAGCATCGCCACGGCCGCCACCGCGATGGCGTAGAGGCCTTCGTTGTAGTTTCCGGCGAAGCCGCCGGCCGCGTAGAACGACCCGATGATGGCCGCAACGATCACCAGCACGGGAGCCAGCGTCGACTCCATGCCGACCGCGAGACCCGCGATGATGTTGGTGGCCGCACCGGTTTCGGAGGCCTTGGCGACTTCCTGAACCGGCCGGTATTCCGTGGCCGTGTAGTACTCGGTGATGACGGTGATGATGACCATGACGGCCAGACCGATCAGCGAGGCCCACAGGTACTGATACGGATTGGTGGGGAACATCTTGAAGGTCAGCCAGACGAAGCCGACCAGGGCCACCAGGGCCGTGATGCCGGTGCCCGCGTAGAGGGCGTGCATGATGTTGTTGTTGCGGCCCAGCTTGACGCTGAAGGTGCCGACGATCGAGGCCAGGATGGCGATGGCGCCCAGACCGATCGGGTAGAGCACGAACGCTTCGTTGGTCGGGAAGAAGAGGTGGCCGAGCAGCATCGCGGCGATCAGCGTCACGACGTAGGTCTCGAACAGGTCGGCGCCCATGCCGGCACAGTCACCGACGTTATCGCCCACGTTGTCGGCGATGACGGCCGGGTTACGAGGGTCGTCCTCAGGGATGCCGGCTTCGACCTTACCCACCAGGTCAGCGCCGACGTCGGCGGCCTTGGTGAAGATGCCGCCGCCCACGCGGGCGAACAGCGAGATCAGCGAGGCACCGAAGCCCATGCCGATGATCGATTCGACGCTGTGCGTCACGCCATAAAAGGCGGCCACGCCCAGCAAGCCCAGACCCGCGACCGCCAAACCCGTCACGGCACCGCCCCGGAAGGCGACCTGCAAGGCAGGCGCAAGGCCCTTCTCAGCCGCGGCGGCCGTGCGCACGTTGGAGCGAACGGAAATGTTCATTCCGACGTAACCAGCGGCGGCCGAGAACGCGGCGCCGATGGCGAAGCCGATGGCAGAGGTCCAGCCCAGCGGGGCCTTGCCGGCGAGGCCGATCAGCACGAACAGCACCGCGCCGACGATGGCAACCCACTTGTACTGGGTGTTGAGGTAGGCCGAGGCCCCCTCCTGGATGGCGGAGGCGATCTCCTTCATCCGCGCGTTGCCGTCAGGCAAGCGCAAAATCCCCATCGCGAGATAGGCGCTGGTGGCCAGCGTCAGGATAGCGGCGACGACGCTACCCCAAATGATGAAATTTGGATCCATGATGACGATGTACCTACTCCTTGCGTTGCAGAGGCGTGTGGGTTCGGTGCAAGTCCAAGCAACAACCAAACCGACGAACGTTGCAAAAATGAAACCGTATTTTACCTGCATTTAATACTGCGGGCAACCAAGCCCGTCACGACGGGATCGCCGGCGCTTCCGCGAGCAGGCCTCAAGAGCGACCGGGACCTCAGCAGGCTGGCGAGACGGGCACGGTCTCCTCGGTGTCATCCGCCACGTGACTGCAATTACGTCCCGACGCCTTGGAGCGGTAGAGGGCCCGATCGGCCGCTTCCAGCAAGGCCGTGGCCGTGCGGGCGTGGCGCGGCCAGGTCGCCACGCCGACGCTCACCGTCACGTGCAAGGCCTCCCCGCCGGGGCCTGACACGCGACACCCTGCGATCGCCTCCCGGACCCGCTCGGCCATGGCCAGGGCTCCCGACATGTCGGTTTCCGGCATGAGGACCAGCAACTCTTCCCCCCCGTAGCGCCCCGGAACGTCCACATCCCGCACGCTGGCGCGGATCGTGCGGGCCACCGCCTTCAAGACCTCGTCCCCCGTCTGGTGGCCATAGGTGTCGTTGAAGCGCTTGAAATGGTCGATGTCCATGATCAGCACCGACAGGGGGGTCCCGTAGCGCTCGGCACGCCGGAGTTCCTCGGCGAGGCGATGTTCGAAGTGGCGCCGGATGTAGAGGCGGGTCAGGCCGTCGGTGGTGGCCAGCTCGTACAGGCGTGCGTTCTCGATCGCGGTGGCCGCCAGGCTCGCCAGATTGGCCAGCAGCGGCACATCGTCCTCCGGGTCGAACGGCGAGACGGCGTGACGGGATTCCTTGTCGAAGACCGCAATCACCCCGACCTGGCGTTCCTGATAGGCGATCGCCGAAACCAGCCCCACGCGCGCGCCCAGTTCCGCGGGCAGCCCCTCCGACGAGAGGGTACAGGGGCCCGTGGCGCCCAGCACGGGAGCCAGCCAGGCGGCGCCGACCGGCCAGACGAAGGGGGTTTCCCGCTCTTCGAAGCCAAATACCGCCGCGGACTCGAGCCACTCTCCCGACTCATCTTTGAGCAGCAGGAAGCCCTTGCGGGCATCCAGCAACTCCACGGTCCGCAGCATCAGTTCATCCGTGATCCGCAAGCGGTCGAGCGTCGATGTGATGGCCCGGCTGATGTCATACAGCTGTTCGAGCTGCCGCACCTTGAACCCGAGCTGCCGGTTGGCCCGCGTCAGGCTGGTGGTGAGCTGATGGTTGTGCAAGGCCACAGCCAGCTGGCGTCCGATCAGAATCAGCAGGTCCGCTTCGGTGCGCCCCAGCGGACGCTGATCAGGGGTATCCCCCACCATCAGCAGACCAAGGAAATGGCGATTGACCGCCAGCGGCAGCCAGACCGTCGCCGGTAGCAACGCCAGGATGGTCTCGTTCGCCGCCCGAAACTCATCCAGCAGGTCGTGGCGACGCGTGTGCGCGATCAGCGTGCCGGCCTCATCCAAAAACCACCGACGCACGTCGGGTGAGACCGCCAGCAGGCCGGTCGGCTCGTCGGCCAGCACCACCGGCTCAAGCTGCTGTCGCTCCGGCTGGTACAGCAACAGGCTGGCCCGGCCAATGCCCAAGGCCCCAGTCGCCATCCGCACGATCGCCTGGATACTCGAGCGCGGATTGGGGTTGGTCGTGAGCTGCTCGGCCATCTCTTCGAGGGCCGCAAACAGATAAAGCAAGCGTTCCAGCGACTGTCCGCCGGGCGATGCGTCCGGCACGATGCGAGTGGCAGCTCCGTCGCGTTGGTCCACCTCTCAGGCTCCCTCAGGCCCTTGCCAGCAACGCCTGGACGGCCTCAGGCTCGGTTTCGAAAACGGCCGCGTACTGGGCCAAGCCCATGATCGTGAAGGTCTTTTGAATCGTGCGCGTCAGATGACAGAAGGCCAGCGCGCCGTGCGACTCCTGCATCTTCTCGATCACCTCGATCAGAATGGAGATCCCGATGGAGTTGATCACGGTGCTCTTTTCCAGGTTGATCACGAGCCGCGTGTACCCCTCGGCCATCAGCAAATTGGCCGCCTCACCGAGGCGTTCACCCCCCACATTGTTGATGTACCCCTCGGTGGCGAGCACCGCGTAGCGGCCTTGAGGGTCCTTACGGACAGCGAGGTTGAACGGTCCCGTCACGGCTGGCCCTCCTCGATTCGTTTCTTGGTCATGGTGATCCGCGTGCCCTCGGGTCCGCTCTCGATCGCCACCTCATCCATCAAGGCCTGCATGAGCATCAGCCCCCAGCCGCGCTTGTTCTCGGTTCCTGACAACTTCTGCTGAAGGTCGGGATGAGGCACGGCATTCGGCTGAAAGCCACGGCCATGGTCCTGGATCACCACGCGGACCTCGTCGGCCTCGAGCACAAACCGGATGTAGACGTGACCATCCTGGCTGGTGCTGTGTTCGAACGCGTTGATGCACGCCTCGATCAGGGCGTGTTTGACCTCGTCGATCTGGTCCGACGTGAAGGCCATGAAACGCAACACCGCCTCGGCCGTGTGCGTGGCCGCCACTTCCATGTCCGGCACGATCGGGATTTTGAGCGAGACTTCCCGCGGGGAGTCCGGTGGTCGCAAGCGCCGCCTCCTCGACCAAGGGTGCCCGAGCTGCCGGGGAACCCCGGACGGGAAACGGTCGAACAACGGCCTTATACCTGTGTACCGCGGCGAGCAAACGCCCCGGGAGACCGCCCTCACTCGACCTGAACCAGCCGGGTGTAGATCTTGTGCCCGAGCAAGCTCTCCTGGCCGCCGCGGCGCCAAAGTTTAGGCACCACCAGCACATGCGTGTAGGTGCCGGGCGCGGAGGGCGCCGCCCGGTTCACATTCAGCCCACGCTTGGGGACCAGCGTGAAACGAAGGGAACGATACACGTCTTCCGCGCCAGTCTTCGAGATCACGGTGGCCAGCGGCACCAGCGAATAGGCGTATTCCGTGCGCGCCCCGGACATGCTGTCATCCCCGAAATACATCCGCAGCTTGTAGGGTTGCTTGGCACTCAGCAGAACCGGCAGACTGGTGAAGCCCATGACCCCGAAGGGCTGGCCGATGTCGATGAAACTGTCGTTCCAGGCCACCTGGAGCGTATCGGCCCGCCAGCCGTCGGCGGCCCGTCGATACATCGCAGTGACCTCGCCCACCTCGGAATAGGTGGCCGGGAGACCTGAACCATCGTAATTCGCGGTGGTGCCGGTGAACTCGGCCACGGTGGTGACATTGGCCTCTCCATCGCCCATCTCGGACACCGTGACGGCGCGATAGCGCATGCGGAGGTCTCCGAAGGAACGCTTCAATTCGCGATTGATTTCCACCAGACGGGCCCGCTCGACCTGGATTCCGTTGTAGGTGACCTGCGGGGACAGGTCGTGCAAGTAACCATCGAAATCACCGCGATTGAAAGCCTTGAGGCTGAGCTCCAGGTGACTACGCAAGGCCTGTTCCGCCCCCGACGGGCCGACCTCCGCGGGCGTGGCCACCGACTGCGCTTCCGCGGAAAATCCCCAGGCCCTCGCCTCGAGGCGTCCACCCAGAGCCAGCGCGAGGCTGAGGCCCGTGGCCAGCACGGCCGAACGGAAAAGGATTGCAGGTCTCATGGGCTGGCCACCTGTTGTTTGATATCCATCACCAAGCGGCACCGCCACTGCCCATTTTCACTGAGGGACAGACGCCAGTTCGGGAACAGAACGGAGGACTGATAGACACGCTCGAAACCCCATTCGCTGCGTGAGACGGTCTCGACCGGAAAGCGCCAGAGCGAACCGGCCCTGTTCCAGGCGAGATGGGTATCCACGCCCAGGGATTCATCGCGCAGACCGATCTCGGAGATGTGCTCTTCCTCGCACAGGGCCGCCGGGTGGGACGATTCCAGATGCCGACCTGTCGCGCTGTAGTAGCCGTGCCCTTGGCCCGCCCCGGCCCGCATGTTGAGGTTGAATTCCACGCCGAACCAGAGTTCGACGGGCCGCTCCCACAGGTTGGTGACCTCGTAGTCGACCGTGAAGCCATCGCCGTCGCGCGGAATCTGAATCGACTTGGCCACCCGCACCGGCCAGAATTCGGAACCGACCCAGACATGACCGTCGCGTACCAGGTCCAACACCACGGCGTCGGGCAGTTCGCGGGTGTGCAGGTGGTATGGCTGGTTGATGAAGTCGCCCTGCTCGCCGTAAGACACGTTGTAAAAGGTCTCGAGTTGCGTGTCCGGGTGCACGAAATGGTCCAGCAGCGACATGCGTCGGTACCAGTCGTAATGCAAGAAACGTTCCAGGCCACTTTCCTTGACCACCGCCCGCTCTCCAAGAGCGGCCAAGGGCAAGCGCTCCACGTCCCGGGCCGGCACCGCCCCCGCGATCTTGGGATGGTAGGACTCCGGGCGACGCGCCAAAGTGTCGAGCAAGTTCAGCCGGGCCGACTTGAGGTCGTGCTCGAACAGGCCGCCGCCATAGGCGGGAGAGAAATACAGATTCTGATGTCGGGTCGAGACCAGGGCCTCGGTGGCCCCATCGCAATCAAAGTCGACGATTTCCAGCTCACAGAAGGGCCCCGGCCCACGCACCAGCCTGTCACAGAGGGCCTCGGCCTCGATCAAGGCGGCGTAGTTGGCCCCGCGCAGGTGATTCAGGTAGATGCCACCGAACACGCCGTGCCAGTAAGCATCATGGCTCTGGCCCCGCCAGAGGGCTTCCTGGGCTCGGGCCAGCAGATCGTCGGTCGGGTCGGCCAGCGTGGAACCACCGGCGTCGGAGGCGTTGGCCACCACCCGGTCAGGCTCCCCCACCCGGCGCAAGGCTTGCACCCGGGCCGCCACGCGAAGCATTTTCTTGTGCATGTTGTTCGACTCGGGATAGCGCACCAGGAAATGGCGCCAGTACCCCCCCTGCAGAAACTCCGCATACCGGCTCGGCACCTGGCTTCGGGCTTCTTCAAAAAGTGCCGCCTGTTCCGGGGGCAGCGACCAGGTCTGCATTTCGGCGAAGGAGCCGACCGGCAGGTAGACGCGCCCCCACGGCCGAAATCGCTCACGATAGTCACTCAGTGTGACGCAAGCGACCCAATCGCGATGGGTCTCGAGCAACTGGAAGAAACGTTCCAGCCACCCCTGCACATAGACGGCCTCATAAGTCCCGGGCCAACCGCCCATCTTGGCGCCGTCGTCCACATGCACCAGGATTCGCGAGCCGTCAGCCGTCGCGTGCTGGCGCAGGTGCTCGATCACGCGCTCAGGCGACTCGAAGGGAATCAGCGCGCGCAGTTCGCGGGAGTTGGGGAACAGCGCCAGGCTCTCGCCCAGTTCCTCGGTCTGGTAGTAGCCGAGCAGGTCCTCATCGCGCAGACCGACCATGCGGAACGGCTGGTCATCCAGCACACTGTAACGTAAACCCGCCTGGACGATCGGCTTGACCAGATGAGGCTCCCACACGCGACCCGCCAGGGCCATCCCCACCGGGTCGAAGCCCACCATC containing:
- a CDS encoding HD domain-containing phosphohydrolase, which codes for MTSLSDFVQLLGYLFLFGAILVLVYYLLPAQAPGEAPRAAPAPRKGGTKPHRAIDMADLIAQSDAHERYVPGHAGRVARLASALAGAAGLPAELRARIHQAGLLHDIGMMEVPAELLARSSVLPQADMGPIWRHPVRGAAKALELTKDPELAGWVRASHERWDGLGYPDGLAGEEIPLPARILRIADSAEAMLQDRPYRPALIPDEVSAELIRFSGVMYDPHLVPLFVDYVLPHYLLQEVSSSVRSDLPS
- a CDS encoding sodium-translocating pyrophosphatase, producing the protein MDPNFIIWGSVVAAILTLATSAYLAMGILRLPDGNARMKEIASAIQEGASAYLNTQYKWVAIVGAVLFVLIGLAGKAPLGWTSAIGFAIGAAFSAAAGYVGMNISVRSNVRTAAAAEKGLAPALQVAFRGGAVTGLAVAGLGLLGVAAFYGVTHSVESIIGMGFGASLISLFARVGGGIFTKAADVGADLVGKVEAGIPEDDPRNPAVIADNVGDNVGDCAGMGADLFETYVVTLIAAMLLGHLFFPTNEAFVLYPIGLGAIAILASIVGTFSVKLGRNNNIMHALYAGTGITALVALVGFVWLTFKMFPTNPYQYLWASLIGLAVMVIITVITEYYTATEYRPVQEVAKASETGAATNIIAGLAVGMESTLAPVLVIVAAIIGSFYAAGGFAGNYNEGLYAIAVAAVAMLSTAGMVVAIDSFGPITDNAGGIAEMSELPHEVRQITDALDAVGNTTKAVTKGYAIGSAGLAALVLFASYTQDLHKFMSEKAGGSAEFITFSLSDPQVIAGLFIGGVLPFYFGSIFMTAVSKAAQSVITEVRRQFRELGILEGKNKPQYDRCVAIVTEAAIKEMFLPGALAVAIPLVVGLVLGPIALGGLLVGAIITGLMLALLMTTGGAAWDNGKKLIEIKGAKGTPAHAAAVVGDTVGDPFKDTAGPSLNPMIKILNIVALLVIPYMLAIHTAPKSIGPALAAPHAIVSPAASPEASAAPVESPAAVIESPVAPASAEAPAAAPSEAPASPAASAETSAPAEGAASPAAPSPEASH
- a CDS encoding sensor domain-containing diguanylate cyclase yields the protein MDQRDGAATRIVPDASPGGQSLERLLYLFAALEEMAEQLTTNPNPRSSIQAIVRMATGALGIGRASLLLYQPERQQLEPVVLADEPTGLLAVSPDVRRWFLDEAGTLIAHTRRHDLLDEFRAANETILALLPATVWLPLAVNRHFLGLLMVGDTPDQRPLGRTEADLLILIGRQLAVALHNHQLTTSLTRANRQLGFKVRQLEQLYDISRAITSTLDRLRITDELMLRTVELLDARKGFLLLKDESGEWLESAAVFGFEERETPFVWPVGAAWLAPVLGATGPCTLSSEGLPAELGARVGLVSAIAYQERQVGVIAVFDKESRHAVSPFDPEDDVPLLANLASLAATAIENARLYELATTDGLTRLYIRRHFEHRLAEELRRAERYGTPLSVLIMDIDHFKRFNDTYGHQTGDEVLKAVARTIRASVRDVDVPGRYGGEELLVLMPETDMSGALAMAERVREAIAGCRVSGPGGEALHVTVSVGVATWPRHARTATALLEAADRALYRSKASGRNCSHVADDTEETVPVSPAC
- a CDS encoding STAS domain-containing protein is translated as MTGPFNLAVRKDPQGRYAVLATEGYINNVGGERLGEAANLLMAEGYTRLVINLEKSTVINSIGISILIEVIEKMQESHGALAFCHLTRTIQKTFTIMGLAQYAAVFETEPEAVQALLARA
- a CDS encoding ATP-binding protein, producing the protein MRPPDSPREVSLKIPIVPDMEVAATHTAEAVLRFMAFTSDQIDEVKHALIEACINAFEHSTSQDGHVYIRFVLEADEVRVVIQDHGRGFQPNAVPHPDLQQKLSGTENKRGWGLMLMQALMDEVAIESGPEGTRITMTKKRIEEGQP
- a CDS encoding alpha-amylase/4-alpha-glucanotransferase domain-containing protein, yielding MLLADQTKIHLALGLYNHQPVGNWDYVVEDAYQHSYLPFLDVLERHEAIRFTLHYDGHLLNWLTTHHPEFVQRLKVMVGRGQVELLGGAFYEPMMAMIPPDDQLGQMRRLSDAVRGMVGFDPVGMALAGRVWEPHLVKPIVQAGLRYSVLDDQPFRMVGLRDEDLLGYYQTEELGESLALFPNSRELRALIPFESPERVIEHLRQHATADGSRILVHVDDGAKMGGWPGTYEAVYVQGWLERFFQLLETHRDWVACVTLSDYRERFRPWGRVYLPVGSFAEMQTWSLPPEQAALFEEARSQVPSRYAEFLQGGYWRHFLVRYPESNNMHKKMLRVAARVQALRRVGEPDRVVANASDAGGSTLADPTDDLLARAQEALWRGQSHDAYWHGVFGGIYLNHLRGANYAALIEAEALCDRLVRGPGPFCELEIVDFDCDGATEALVSTRHQNLYFSPAYGGGLFEHDLKSARLNLLDTLARRPESYHPKIAGAVPARDVERLPLAALGERAVVKESGLERFLHYDWYRRMSLLDHFVHPDTQLETFYNVSYGEQGDFINQPYHLHTRELPDAVVLDLVRDGHVWVGSEFWPVRVAKSIQIPRDGDGFTVDYEVTNLWERPVELWFGVEFNLNMRAGAGQGHGYYSATGRHLESSHPAALCEEEHISEIGLRDESLGVDTHLAWNRAGSLWRFPVETVSRSEWGFERVYQSSVLFPNWRLSLSENGQWRCRLVMDIKQQVASP